The following coding sequences are from one Thermostaphylospora chromogena window:
- a CDS encoding NADH-quinone oxidoreductase subunit N, which yields MIQSIDYATIAAPLILALTAGIVLLLDAFLPAPPAARLERGRTPVTAAAPAAASVGAAETARARNAGGATPIEDADGAAAPAEGASRAAPQTGTAGGATRSPGTGRTLLGLVTLAGVVAALGVVVAQAAAGTPRGTFCVPEGLAAGTPPCSFVIDPFSLVIAGLVLAAGVVVVLLSMTELATGRIPVGEWYFLLLCTLVGAVALPASRDLVMLVVALELVSLPVFALTALKRYDGRTSEAALKLFLISVVSTAVTLFGVSLLYGVTGTVYLDRLVIPEDAPPVAAAAIALLLAGFAFKVAAVPFHSWAGDVYQGAPVPVAALLSVVSKASGFAGLILLLVVALPESTELWSAPVAVLAALTMTVGNLLALRQRHAVRLLAWSSVAQSGYILAPLGVAGGAGAALGADPGVANAAIAYLLFYAAMNLGAFSVVMLVSRRGGRNELDDYRGLAFRDAPAALALGFCLICLAGLPPGLAGMFAKIVVFRELVDGGGAVLALVMAVNTVIGLYYYIAWTARLFTPAERTAAEPSGASTAGTVGRADAGATGSGARRALPVTLAVVAAVAVAVVFSVAPQAVFALLPAWPPSG from the coding sequence ATGATCCAGTCGATCGATTACGCGACGATCGCCGCGCCGCTGATCCTGGCCCTCACCGCGGGGATCGTGCTGCTCCTGGACGCCTTCCTGCCCGCACCGCCCGCCGCCCGTCTCGAACGGGGCCGCACACCGGTGACGGCCGCCGCGCCCGCGGCGGCGTCCGTGGGCGCGGCGGAGACCGCGCGGGCCCGGAACGCGGGCGGGGCCACCCCGATCGAAGACGCGGACGGGGCCGCCGCCCCGGCGGAGGGCGCGAGCCGGGCCGCTCCGCAAACGGGCACGGCGGGCGGGGCGACCCGGTCGCCGGGGACCGGACGGACGCTGCTCGGCCTGGTGACGCTGGCGGGGGTGGTCGCCGCGTTGGGCGTCGTGGTGGCACAGGCCGCGGCCGGGACGCCGCGCGGCACGTTCTGCGTGCCGGAGGGGCTCGCGGCGGGCACGCCGCCGTGCTCGTTCGTGATCGACCCGTTCTCGCTCGTCATCGCGGGCCTGGTCCTGGCGGCCGGCGTCGTCGTGGTGCTGCTGTCGATGACCGAGCTGGCGACGGGCCGCATCCCCGTCGGCGAGTGGTACTTCCTGCTGCTGTGCACCCTGGTGGGCGCGGTCGCCCTGCCCGCCTCGCGTGACCTGGTCATGCTGGTGGTCGCGCTGGAGCTGGTCTCGCTGCCGGTGTTCGCGCTCACCGCGCTCAAACGCTACGACGGCCGCACCTCGGAGGCGGCGCTCAAGCTCTTCCTCATCTCGGTGGTCTCCACGGCGGTGACGCTGTTCGGCGTCTCCCTCCTGTACGGGGTGACCGGCACGGTCTACCTCGACCGGCTCGTGATCCCCGAGGACGCGCCGCCGGTGGCCGCGGCGGCGATCGCGCTGCTGCTGGCCGGGTTCGCCTTCAAGGTGGCCGCGGTGCCCTTCCACTCCTGGGCCGGCGACGTCTACCAGGGAGCGCCGGTGCCGGTGGCCGCGCTGCTGTCGGTCGTCTCCAAGGCGTCCGGGTTCGCCGGGCTCATCCTCCTGCTCGTGGTCGCCCTGCCGGAAAGCACCGAGCTGTGGTCCGCGCCCGTCGCCGTCCTCGCCGCCCTGACCATGACCGTCGGCAACCTGCTGGCGCTGCGCCAGCGCCACGCGGTACGCCTGCTCGCGTGGTCGTCGGTGGCGCAGTCCGGGTACATCCTCGCCCCGCTCGGCGTGGCGGGCGGGGCCGGAGCCGCGCTCGGGGCGGATCCGGGGGTGGCGAACGCGGCCATCGCCTACCTGCTGTTCTACGCGGCCATGAACCTCGGGGCGTTCTCCGTGGTGATGCTCGTCTCCCGCCGCGGCGGCCGCAACGAGCTGGACGACTACCGCGGCCTGGCGTTCCGCGACGCGCCCGCGGCGCTGGCGCTCGGCTTCTGCCTGATCTGTCTGGCCGGCCTGCCGCCCGGTCTCGCCGGGATGTTCGCCAAGATCGTGGTGTTCCGCGAGCTGGTCGACGGCGGCGGTGCGGTGCTCGCCCTGGTCATGGCGGTCAACACGGTCATCGGCCTGTACTACTACATCGCCTGGACGGCGCGGCTCTTCACCCCCGCGGAGCGGACGGCTGCGGAGCCGTCCGGCGCCTCCACGGCCGGAACCGTCGGCCGGGCCGATGCGGGCGCCACCGGGAGCGGCGCGCGGCGCGCGCTGCCCGTCACCCTGGCCGTCGTGGCGGCCGTCGCGGTCGCGGTGGTCTTCTCCGTCGCCCCCCAGGCGGTCTTCGCCCTCCTCCCGGCCTGGCCGCCGTCCGGCTGA
- a CDS encoding SDR family oxidoreductase, which translates to MGEGMRGRVAVVTGVSRRIGIGFAIARRLLDEGARVLVHSWAPHDAEQPWGADPTGTAGVLAELGGEGERLRHVAADFADPEAPAAVIDEAVRAFGHVDVLVANHARSSVQDLTQVTAAELDLCWAVNARASVLLTQAFAAQHDDDRPGGRVILFTSGQHLAPMARELPYAISKGAIHQMTLSLADALADRGITVNTVNPGPVDTGWADPELTRRVGRALPAGRWGTPEDVARLVCWLASDEAAWITGQVINSEGGFRRWVM; encoded by the coding sequence ATGGGTGAGGGCATGCGAGGGCGGGTCGCGGTGGTGACCGGGGTGAGCCGGCGGATCGGGATCGGGTTCGCGATCGCGCGGCGGTTGCTGGACGAAGGGGCCCGGGTGCTGGTGCACTCGTGGGCACCGCACGACGCCGAACAGCCGTGGGGCGCCGATCCCACGGGCACGGCGGGTGTGCTGGCGGAACTGGGCGGCGAAGGGGAGCGCCTGCGGCACGTGGCGGCGGACTTCGCCGATCCGGAGGCGCCCGCGGCGGTGATCGATGAAGCGGTGCGCGCGTTCGGGCACGTGGACGTACTGGTCGCCAATCATGCGCGCAGCTCGGTCCAGGACCTGACGCAGGTGACCGCCGCCGAGCTGGACCTGTGCTGGGCGGTCAACGCGCGGGCGAGCGTGCTGCTGACCCAGGCGTTCGCGGCGCAGCACGACGACGACCGGCCCGGCGGGCGGGTGATCCTGTTCACCTCGGGCCAGCATCTCGCCCCGATGGCCCGCGAGCTGCCGTATGCGATCAGCAAGGGCGCGATCCACCAGATGACGCTCAGCCTGGCCGACGCGCTCGCCGATCGAGGGATCACCGTCAACACCGTCAATCCGGGGCCGGTGGACACCGGGTGGGCCGATCCGGAGCTGACCCGGCGGGTGGGGCGCGCGTTGCCCGCCGGGCGGTGGGGGACGCCGGAGGACGTGGCCCGGCTGGTGTGCTGGCTGGCTTCGGACGAGGCCGCGTGGATCACGGGACAGGTGATCAACTCCGAGGGCGGGTTCCGCCGCTGGGTCATGTGA
- a CDS encoding replication initiator: MTNPHDRSVPRAVRMAMPLARDVLEQIATQYGVCIHPVPLKRIDLHTGQVEIIDVPCGATLEAKCPPCAKRNRQLRMAQCREGWHLETEPVIEPEQPDEYQRYLVELRADAQVWRDQAEAAGQDTTDLDAAIAELDEEINAAGMRGNVLGRTSGKRSRSTRRRQDVPDLPKRKMSTTTLGRVFRSPDGKTFRPSMFITLTLPSYGKVRDGVPVDPETYDYARAARDALHFSKLIDRFVQNLRRVAGFDVQYFATVEPQKRLAPHLHMAIRGTLPRSEIRQIVAATYHQVWWPPTDRVVFDGDHLPLWSDGAGYLDPATGEVLPTWEQALDRLDADEDAQPLHVLRFGDQLNIQGVLAGSPDADQCIRYLAKYLTKSIGDAFDPGNPAQRQHAERLLDALRFEPCSPTCPNWLRYGIQPKNAKPGMVPGRCRGKAHKPQHLGYAGRRVLVSRKWSNKTLTEHKHDRRTWVLEALGLPDETVDPHRYIWRPVKPTDPDLAPIGIRLLRSVHERQRWRVHMDRLHAQAHGQDLSATEGRAA; encoded by the coding sequence ATGACCAACCCGCATGACCGGTCCGTGCCCCGGGCGGTGCGGATGGCGATGCCGCTCGCCCGGGATGTGCTCGAGCAGATCGCCACACAGTACGGGGTGTGTATCCACCCGGTCCCGCTCAAGCGCATCGACCTCCACACCGGGCAGGTGGAGATCATCGATGTCCCCTGCGGGGCCACGTTGGAGGCCAAGTGCCCGCCGTGCGCCAAGCGGAACCGCCAGTTGCGCATGGCCCAATGCCGGGAGGGCTGGCACCTGGAGACCGAACCCGTCATCGAACCCGAGCAGCCGGACGAGTATCAGCGCTACCTCGTCGAGCTGCGGGCTGACGCCCAGGTCTGGCGCGACCAAGCCGAAGCCGCCGGCCAAGACACCACCGACCTGGACGCCGCCATCGCGGAATTGGATGAGGAGATCAACGCCGCGGGCATGCGCGGCAACGTGCTCGGCCGCACGAGCGGGAAGCGGTCACGGTCGACCCGGCGGCGCCAGGATGTCCCCGACCTGCCCAAACGGAAGATGAGCACCACCACGTTGGGACGAGTCTTCCGCTCCCCGGACGGCAAGACATTCCGCCCGTCCATGTTCATCACCCTGACCCTGCCCTCATACGGCAAGGTGCGCGATGGGGTGCCGGTCGACCCGGAAACGTACGACTACGCCCGGGCGGCCCGGGACGCGCTGCACTTCTCCAAGCTCATCGATCGGTTCGTACAGAACCTGCGCCGCGTGGCGGGGTTCGACGTGCAGTACTTCGCCACTGTCGAACCACAAAAGCGCCTGGCCCCGCACCTGCACATGGCCATACGCGGCACCCTGCCCCGCTCGGAGATCCGGCAGATCGTCGCGGCCACCTACCACCAGGTGTGGTGGCCCCCAACCGACCGGGTCGTCTTCGACGGGGACCACCTGCCCCTCTGGTCCGATGGGGCCGGCTACCTCGACCCGGCCACCGGGGAAGTCCTGCCCACCTGGGAACAGGCCCTCGACCGGCTCGACGCCGACGAGGACGCCCAACCCCTGCACGTGCTGCGCTTCGGCGACCAGCTCAACATTCAAGGGGTCTTGGCGGGCTCACCGGACGCGGACCAGTGCATCCGCTACCTGGCCAAGTACCTGACCAAGTCCATCGGCGACGCCTTCGACCCCGGCAACCCCGCCCAACGCCAGCACGCCGAACGGCTACTCGACGCGTTGCGGTTCGAGCCGTGCTCGCCCACCTGCCCGAACTGGCTCCGCTACGGGATCCAACCGAAGAACGCCAAACCCGGCATGGTGCCCGGCCGATGCCGGGGCAAGGCGCACAAGCCCCAGCACCTCGGCTACGCGGGCCGCCGAGTGCTGGTCTCCCGCAAGTGGTCGAACAAGACCCTCACCGAGCATAAGCACGACCGCCGCACCTGGGTCCTGGAAGCCCTCGGCCTGCCAGACGAGACGGTCGACCCCCACCGCTACATCTGGCGGCCGGTCAAGCCGACAGACCCCGACCTCGCCCCGATCGGGATCCGCCTCCTGCGCTCGGTCCACGAACGCCAGCGCTGGCGCGTCCACATGGACCGGCTTCACGCCCAAGCACACGGACAAGATCTTTCGGCAACCGAAGGGAGGGCCGCATGA
- a CDS encoding pyridoxamine 5'-phosphate oxidase family protein — MGKTYGGLDDRLRAFIAAQPVYFVATAPERGGHVNVSPKGYADTFAVLDDTTVAYLDLTGSGVETIAHIRDNGRVTIMFCAFSGPPKILRLYGKGRVVTPSDPDFADLITRFGPHPGVRAVIVVECDRIADSCGFSVPLMEPAEDRNLLNEWAARKDAEQLRRYRMEKNLHSIDGLPALTAAEVEQLAQLR; from the coding sequence ATGGGGAAAACCTATGGAGGACTCGATGACCGGCTGCGCGCCTTCATCGCGGCCCAGCCGGTCTACTTCGTGGCCACCGCCCCCGAGCGAGGCGGTCACGTCAACGTCTCCCCCAAGGGGTACGCCGACACCTTCGCCGTCCTCGACGACACCACCGTGGCCTACCTCGATCTCACCGGCAGCGGTGTCGAGACCATCGCCCACATCCGCGACAACGGGCGCGTCACCATCATGTTCTGCGCCTTCTCCGGACCGCCGAAGATCCTCCGGCTGTACGGCAAGGGCCGGGTCGTCACCCCGTCCGACCCCGATTTCGCCGATCTGATCACGCGTTTCGGCCCCCACCCCGGCGTGCGGGCGGTCATCGTCGTCGAATGCGACCGCATCGCCGACTCGTGCGGCTTCAGCGTGCCGCTCATGGAGCCCGCCGAGGACAGGAACCTCCTGAACGAGTGGGCCGCGCGCAAGGACGCGGAGCAGTTGCGTCGCTACCGGATGGAGAAGAACCTCCACAGCATCGACGGTCTCCCCGCCCTGACCGCGGCCGAGGTCGAGCAGCTCGCACAGCTCCGCTAG
- the htpX gene encoding zinc metalloprotease HtpX, whose protein sequence is MHHNGLRTVVLLGALSALIVTAGAWLGGGTGVRIAVILVLLSNGIAYFFSDRIALSAMRARPVSEVEQPTLYRIVRELSTEARQPMPRLYISPTMQPNAFATGRNPRNAAVCVTYGITRLLDERELRGVIAHELSHVYNRDILISSVAGALATMITYFGYIAMFFGGSDDEEGPGFLGALLMMVLGPVAAGMIQMAISRAREYQADESGARLTGDPLGLASALRKIEMGARQLPLPENGRLASASHMMIANPFRGAGIGRLFSTHPPIADRIARLERMGGYRR, encoded by the coding sequence ATGCACCACAACGGGTTGCGAACCGTGGTCCTCCTCGGTGCGCTCTCGGCGCTGATCGTCACGGCGGGTGCATGGTTGGGCGGGGGGACGGGCGTGAGGATCGCCGTCATCCTCGTACTGCTCTCCAACGGCATCGCCTACTTCTTCTCCGACCGCATCGCACTGTCGGCGATGCGCGCCCGTCCGGTGAGCGAGGTTGAGCAGCCGACCCTCTATCGGATCGTGCGAGAGCTGTCCACCGAGGCCCGTCAGCCCATGCCACGGCTGTACATATCGCCGACCATGCAGCCCAACGCGTTCGCGACCGGTCGTAACCCGCGTAACGCCGCCGTCTGCGTGACCTACGGGATCACCCGCTTGCTCGACGAGCGGGAGCTGCGTGGCGTCATCGCCCACGAGCTGTCGCACGTCTACAACCGCGACATCCTGATCTCCTCCGTCGCCGGCGCTCTCGCCACCATGATCACCTACTTCGGGTACATCGCGATGTTCTTCGGCGGCTCCGACGACGAGGAGGGGCCCGGCTTCCTCGGCGCGCTGCTGATGATGGTTCTCGGGCCGGTCGCGGCAGGCATGATCCAGATGGCGATCTCCCGGGCCCGGGAGTACCAGGCGGACGAGTCCGGTGCTCGGCTCACCGGAGACCCGTTGGGACTGGCCAGCGCCCTGAGGAAGATCGAGATGGGGGCGCGGCAGCTGCCGCTGCCCGAGAACGGCCGCCTGGCCTCCGCCTCGCACATGATGATCGCCAACCCGTTCCGCGGCGCCGGCATCGGCAGGCTGTTCTCCACGCACCCGCCGATCGCCGACCGCATCGCCCGGCTGGAGCGCATGGGCGGCTACCGCCGCTGA
- a CDS encoding helix-turn-helix transcriptional regulator gives MTKKDELLTVAQILEELGGISRRTFYRWREIGKAPEGFKLPNGEIRIYRSEFNAWLESLREAA, from the coding sequence ATGACGAAGAAAGACGAGCTTCTCACCGTGGCACAGATCCTCGAAGAACTCGGCGGCATCTCCCGCCGGACCTTCTACCGGTGGCGCGAGATCGGCAAGGCTCCCGAGGGCTTCAAGCTCCCCAACGGAGAGATCCGCATCTACCGCAGCGAGTTCAACGCATGGCTTGAGAGCCTCCGGGAGGCTGCGTGA
- a CDS encoding complex I subunit 4 family protein, with amino-acid sequence MSWVPVALLAVPLLGASALLLPPVRLRFEGPEARTGAGRGVARYGLAVSGIVLVLVLVLAAAFDYGRAARVQFVTDLPWIPGLDLRFHLGVDGVSLPLVGLTALLTFLCFVHLAGAPPDRAPALVLALLVLEVGVLGTFLALDLLLFFVFFEVVLIPMYFVIAIWGGQNRRGAAVKFILYTLLGSVVLLLGLLLIRAQTGTLDMVELARAHGSGMPRSVQILAFVAVGVGLAVKTPMWPLHTWLPDAHTEAPTVGSVLLAGVLLKMGTYGFARIAIPVLPDGAAAVAPWLGAFAVVGIVYGALACLAQRDLKRMIAYSSIGHMGFVLLGFATLTPVGINAALFGNVAHGLITGLLFFLVGAVKERYGTADMPALGGGMLARVPRMGALLTFACIASLGLPGLAGFWGEMLALLGAFQPAAVLPRPLFLTYMVVGGVGTVLTAAYFLVMLSRVAHGRPRPVTGPVLADVRGYELAAWTPLVALILLFGLWPKALLTITTPAVQTLLGAP; translated from the coding sequence ATGAGCTGGGTGCCTGTCGCGCTCCTCGCCGTGCCGCTGCTGGGTGCGTCTGCGCTCCTCCTTCCTCCGGTCCGGCTCCGGTTCGAGGGCCCGGAGGCACGGACCGGAGCCGGGCGGGGCGTCGCACGGTACGGGCTGGCCGTGTCCGGGATCGTCCTCGTGCTCGTCCTCGTGCTCGCCGCCGCCTTCGACTACGGCCGGGCCGCGCGCGTGCAGTTCGTCACCGACCTGCCCTGGATCCCCGGCCTCGATCTCCGCTTCCACCTGGGCGTCGACGGCGTGTCGCTCCCGCTCGTCGGGCTCACCGCGCTGCTGACCTTCCTCTGCTTCGTCCACCTCGCCGGTGCGCCCCCCGACCGCGCGCCCGCCCTGGTCCTGGCGCTGCTCGTGCTCGAAGTCGGCGTGCTCGGCACCTTCCTGGCCCTCGATCTGCTGCTGTTCTTCGTCTTCTTCGAGGTCGTGCTCATCCCCATGTACTTCGTGATCGCCATATGGGGCGGTCAGAACCGCAGGGGAGCGGCCGTCAAGTTCATCCTGTACACCCTGCTCGGCTCGGTGGTGCTGCTGCTGGGACTGCTGCTGATCCGGGCTCAGACCGGCACCCTCGACATGGTCGAGCTGGCCCGAGCGCACGGCTCAGGCATGCCGCGCTCGGTGCAGATCCTCGCCTTCGTCGCGGTCGGCGTCGGGCTGGCGGTCAAGACGCCCATGTGGCCACTGCACACCTGGCTCCCCGACGCGCACACCGAGGCGCCCACCGTCGGGTCCGTCCTGCTCGCCGGGGTGCTGCTGAAGATGGGCACCTACGGCTTCGCCAGGATCGCGATCCCCGTCCTGCCCGACGGAGCGGCCGCCGTCGCCCCCTGGCTGGGCGCCTTCGCGGTGGTCGGCATCGTCTACGGAGCGCTGGCCTGCCTGGCGCAGCGCGACCTGAAGCGCATGATCGCCTACTCCTCGATCGGGCACATGGGCTTCGTGCTGCTCGGCTTCGCCACCCTCACCCCCGTGGGCATCAACGCCGCGCTCTTCGGCAACGTCGCGCACGGCCTCATCACCGGCCTGCTCTTCTTCCTCGTCGGCGCGGTCAAGGAGAGATACGGCACGGCCGACATGCCCGCACTCGGCGGCGGCATGCTCGCGCGCGTCCCCCGGATGGGCGCGCTGCTGACGTTCGCCTGCATCGCCTCCCTCGGTCTTCCCGGCCTGGCCGGGTTCTGGGGCGAGATGCTGGCCCTGCTGGGCGCGTTCCAACCGGCCGCGGTCCTGCCCCGCCCGCTGTTTCTGACCTACATGGTCGTCGGCGGCGTGGGCACCGTCCTTACGGCGGCCTACTTCCTCGTCATGCTCTCCCGGGTCGCCCACGGCAGGCCGCGGCCCGTGACCGGCCCGGTCCTGGCCGACGTCCGCGGGTACGAACTGGCCGCCTGGACGCCGCTGGTGGCGCTGATCCTGCTGTTCGGGCTCTGGCCCAAGGCACTGCTGACGATCACCACGCCCGCCGTACAGACCCTGCTGGGGGCGCCATGA
- a CDS encoding tyrosine-type recombinase/integrase, translating into MSTSYDVKFFEIYRNKSSKTPSYVVRWQVAKKRSSKTYRTKALAESFLSDLRQAAKRGEPFEIESGLPLSMLKAKSARTVFDFVRAYVEMKWPHAAAKTRDSMTDALSTVLPALTKDRPGRPDADTLRAALRKFALLPEDKRPNPTPEISKAIRWLEAASLDLADLNETKTIRLALDAIALRLDGKAASANTIRRKRAVLHAVLEYAVELEELPANPLHRIKWKPPKTTETVDPRVVVNPRQARELLTAVTYVGKRGRGRRLMALFACMYYAALRPAEAVALRQQDCHLPATGWGRILVDVSRPEVTTRWTDTGDAHEARGLKHRGRDDVRPVPIPPVLVKILRQHIDEYGVGPDGRLFRSERGGVVASTAYTEVWQEARKLALTPAQVASPLARRPYDLRHAAVSLWLNAGVPAPEVAERAGHSVDVLLRVYAKCIDGQQEIANRRIDDALVA; encoded by the coding sequence GTGAGCACCTCCTATGACGTCAAGTTCTTTGAGATCTACCGGAACAAGTCGAGCAAGACGCCGTCCTACGTCGTCCGCTGGCAGGTAGCCAAGAAGCGATCGTCGAAGACGTACCGCACGAAGGCACTCGCCGAAAGCTTCCTCTCTGACCTTCGACAGGCGGCCAAACGCGGAGAGCCCTTCGAAATCGAAAGCGGGCTACCCCTCTCCATGCTCAAGGCCAAGAGCGCCCGGACCGTCTTCGACTTCGTGCGCGCATACGTCGAAATGAAGTGGCCTCACGCGGCGGCGAAGACCAGAGACAGCATGACAGACGCACTGTCCACCGTCCTGCCAGCGCTGACCAAGGATCGCCCAGGCCGTCCTGACGCGGACACCCTGCGGGCGGCCCTCCGCAAGTTCGCCCTCCTCCCGGAGGACAAGAGGCCGAATCCGACCCCGGAGATCAGCAAAGCCATCCGATGGCTCGAAGCGGCATCCCTGGACCTGGCCGACCTGAACGAGACCAAAACCATACGGCTTGCGCTCGATGCGATCGCGCTCCGGCTCGACGGCAAGGCGGCCAGCGCCAACACGATCAGACGTAAGCGCGCCGTCCTCCATGCGGTCCTGGAGTACGCCGTAGAGCTGGAAGAGCTTCCGGCCAATCCGCTGCACCGGATCAAGTGGAAGCCGCCCAAGACGACCGAGACCGTAGACCCTCGCGTGGTGGTCAACCCTCGTCAGGCTCGCGAGCTGCTGACCGCGGTGACCTACGTCGGCAAGCGGGGACGTGGCCGGCGGCTGATGGCCCTATTTGCCTGCATGTACTACGCGGCCCTCCGGCCGGCCGAAGCGGTCGCCCTCCGGCAGCAGGACTGCCACCTTCCGGCAACCGGCTGGGGGCGCATCCTCGTCGACGTCTCCCGGCCTGAGGTCACCACGCGCTGGACGGACACCGGTGACGCCCACGAGGCACGCGGGCTCAAGCATCGTGGCCGTGATGATGTGCGGCCGGTGCCCATCCCGCCGGTCTTGGTCAAGATCCTTCGGCAGCACATCGACGAGTACGGCGTCGGCCCGGACGGGCGGCTCTTCCGGAGCGAGCGCGGCGGGGTGGTCGCCTCAACGGCGTACACGGAGGTGTGGCAGGAAGCCCGGAAGCTCGCCCTCACTCCTGCTCAGGTCGCCTCACCGCTGGCGCGCAGGCCGTACGACCTGCGGCACGCGGCCGTCTCCCTCTGGCTCAACGCGGGCGTCCCCGCTCCCGAAGTGGCCGAGCGGGCCGGGCACAGCGTCGATGTCCTCCTCCGCGTCTACGCCAAATGCATCGACGGGCAACAAGAGATCGCCAACCGGCGGATCGATGACGCCCTGGTGGCCTGA
- a CDS encoding YajQ family cyclic di-GMP-binding protein: MADSSFDIVSKIDRQEVDNALNQTVKEVGHRFDFKGTGASISWSGQKSIEIKANSEERVNAVLDVFKTKLVKRGLSLKILDAGEPKLSGKEYRMMVGLKEGIDQENAKKISKIVRDEGPKGVKAQIQGDELRISSKKKDDLQQVIALLKSKDLDIALQFVNYR, from the coding sequence ATGGCCGATTCGAGTTTCGACATCGTCAGCAAGATCGACCGGCAGGAGGTCGACAACGCGCTGAACCAGACGGTCAAGGAGGTCGGGCACCGGTTCGACTTCAAGGGCACCGGCGCTTCGATCAGCTGGTCGGGACAGAAGAGCATCGAGATCAAGGCCAACAGCGAGGAGCGGGTAAACGCCGTACTCGATGTCTTCAAGACGAAGCTGGTCAAGCGGGGCCTCTCGCTCAAGATCCTCGACGCCGGGGAGCCCAAGCTGTCGGGCAAGGAGTACCGCATGATGGTCGGCCTGAAGGAGGGCATCGACCAGGAGAACGCGAAGAAGATCTCCAAGATCGTGCGGGATGAGGGCCCGAAGGGCGTCAAGGCTCAGATCCAGGGTGACGAGCTGCGGATCAGCTCCAAGAAGAAGGACGACCTCCAGCAGGTCATCGCCCTCCTCAAGAGCAAGGACCTCGACATCGCCCTGCAGTTCGTCAACTACCGCTAG
- a CDS encoding adenylate kinase, producing MDRVLIAGVSGAGKTTMAKALALRLALPHHELDALHHGPGWTKRPEFESDVAAFSSEPRWVTEAQYHSLLHDLLWQRADTVVWLDLPRRTVIQRVVRRSVVRAVTRRELWNGNRESFRDWFDPEHPIRWAWSQYARKRTDTMRRIARHPQLTVVHLRSAGQARRWLAGVTATRPG from the coding sequence ATGGACAGGGTGTTGATCGCGGGTGTCTCCGGTGCCGGGAAGACCACGATGGCCAAGGCGTTGGCGCTGCGGCTCGCGCTTCCCCACCACGAGCTGGACGCGCTCCATCACGGACCGGGCTGGACCAAGCGGCCGGAGTTCGAATCCGACGTGGCGGCCTTCTCGTCCGAACCCCGTTGGGTGACGGAGGCGCAATACCACTCCCTTCTGCATGACCTGCTGTGGCAGCGGGCCGACACGGTCGTCTGGCTCGATCTTCCGCGTCGCACGGTGATCCAGCGGGTCGTCCGGCGCTCCGTGGTCCGCGCGGTGACGCGCCGGGAGCTGTGGAACGGCAATCGGGAGAGTTTCCGGGACTGGTTCGATCCGGAGCACCCGATCCGCTGGGCGTGGTCCCAGTACGCGCGGAAGAGGACGGACACCATGCGGCGCATCGCCCGGCATCCGCAGCTCACCGTCGTTCATCTGCGCTCCGCGGGCCAGGCGCGCCGCTGGCTGGCCGGCGTGACCGCGACGCGTCCCGGATGA